ggctcgaagggctgaatggcctactcctgcacctattttctatgtttctatggcccccttCAGTGCTGTACGATTCTGTGACTTACTGCATTTTGTGAATAGTGTGGGTTACTGGAAAGACATTGCAGTGGTGACTGCTGTAAATACAGGTAAGTTAAGGGAACAGCCCATTCACAGCCGATCTAAATTAGAGGATCCCGGCCCAAGCACCGGCAAGGGCAGCAATTTGTCACTTTCAGCAGTTTCCTTTGAGAGGCACCAGGGGATTCTTGGAAATATAAAATGTGCTGACGATCAGCTCACTGAAAAAGTGAAAGAAGAATCGTCTGATCATTTGCTCGTTTGTCAAACAGAAGAGTGAGAAGACATATGCAGACGGTAAAATAAGATTGTACAATGCTAGTGCCTTTCCAACACTACTATGTGCCTCGGAGCTATGGCAGATAGTGGAAGTGCAGAACAGGAATATGTATGCATTCCACCAACTTAGCTTAAGAATCATCTTGGGAGTACATTGGACAGATCGTGTGATCAGTGGGGAAGTGGCGTGGCGCTTTGGCCAGATGACTATGCACTCAACAACCAGACAGACGGTCATGTGCTTCGGTCATGTCGTCAGGCTACCCTGCGGCAGAGGTACAAGGTACGTGTTAGACTGGATTCTGTATTTCTTTTATTATTATTCATTCTTTTGCTGTGGGTTGCACTGatgggccagcatttatttcccatcccgagTTACCCTGAAAAAGTAGTGGTGGGCCTTCCATTtcacataagaatataaaaattaggagcaggagtaagccattcggccccttgaaactgctccgccatttaatgagatcatggctgatcttctgcctcaactccactttactgcactatcctcatatcccttgattcccttaatatccaaaaatctatcaatctctgccttgaatatactcaaagactgagccgccacagccctctggggtagagaattccaaagattcaccaccctctgaatgaaaaagtttctcctcatctcagtcctaaatctcaggccgaccccttattctgagactgtgacccctggttctagactccccagccaaaggaaacatcctccctgcatctaccctgtcaagcactaaTAATTttgtacctttcaatgagatcacctctcattcttctaaactctagagaatataggcctagtttactcaatctctcctcataggacaatccctccccctctcccatcccaggaatcagcctggtgaaccttcattgcactccctctatggcaagtatatccttcctgaggtagcgaccaaaactgtacacaatacaccaggtgcggtctcactagggccctatataattgcagtaacatgtctttactcttatactcaaatcctcttgtaataaaggccaacatatcatttgctttcttaattgcttattgtacctgtatgttaactttcagtgatttatgtacaaggacacccaggcccctctgaacaccaacatttcccaatctctcaccatttaaaaaatactctgctcttctatttttcctaccaaagtggataacttcacatttctccacattatattccatttgtcatgttcttacccactcacgtagcctgtctacatcctcctcacaacttatattcccacctagctttgtatcatcagcaaacttggataatcttacattttgtccccttcatccaaatcattggtatAAATTGTgtctagctggggccccagcactgatccttgcggcaccccactagttacaatctgccaacctgaaaatgatccatttattcctactctctgttttctgtccgttatccttgctagtatattacccctaatcccatgagccccaaTTTTGATTAATaatctcttgtatggcaccttctgaaaatccaaatgtacatccactggttcccccttatcgaatctactagttacaacctcaaaaatcaccaacagatttgtcaaacatgatttccctttcataaatccgtgttgactctgcccaatcctattattattttctaagtgccctgttaccacgtccttaataacagattctagcattttccctgctactgatatgAGGCTAACCGGTCTGTGGTTTCCCATTTTCTcttttcctttcttaaatagtggggttacattagttaccttccaatctgcagactgttctagaatctatgaaactttggaagatgacaaccaatgcatcactaTCTCTATAggcatctctttcaaaacccttggacgtaagccatcaggtcctggggatttatcggctttcagtcccattcatttctccagtactactttttcactaatactaatttatttcagttcctcatccTTTCTGACACAGAGTTGGTTGCTAGGCCActtccgagggcagttaagagttgacCATGTTGGGGTGGGACTAGAGTCAAATAcctggtaaggacagcaggtttccctccctaaaaggacattggtgaaccaattgggtttttcggATAATCCGAAAGCTGTACGATCACCACCAACTTTTAACATGCAGTTAACTTCCAGCCTTTGCAGTAGTTGCTTTTAAAATTGGGCCGCGACCAGATTTCTGCTTTGGCTTTCGGTTGGCTTTAGTTCAACCACCTGTTACAGAAATGTCAACATGTCACGTAGCACCCAGATAGCTCAAGCAAACAATACAATGCCAGCTGACGTTGCCATTTTCCAAACACCTTTTCACGGCCTTTTGTTTTGGTCAGTGGTGAATCTCGAAATAAGCAGAAACCCATCACCATGCTGAGGCTAAAAGCCCAGAATACTGTGAAATCTTTTTATTTCTCCAGGGTCGGGTGCCCAAGGGACGCAGTCCACTGACCCAAGCGTGCAAAGAGATACTAAAGAAAGAACTTACACTGTACAAGCACCTTTCACAGACAATTCTTTTGTTTTAAAGGGCAGTCACTGTCACTATGTCGCTCAatacagcagggtcccacaaagaGTACCAAGATAAATATTACTAGAGTTTAACTAGCTAAAATCGTGCAGCCTACCAGCAAAAAGCACTGGTAACATTCTCGCTGCTTGTTCAGGCAGGCCTACTCTACTTGATAAGGGGATTGGCTTGCAAGCTTATCTGGACCTTAAGAAGAATCCCAGCTTCCACGGACAGGTCTACACCTCTAGGTCTCATTAGCGAACAAGTCTGGCTGATCACTCATCAACTGCGCTCTGGGATACTGCAAACCTACCTAGCTCAGGTAACCAATTACCAGTCTGCCACAAAAACCATGAGCCTCTTTTTAATAAACATCTGTCAGGTTTGGCCCTTGGCCTTCACCTTTCCCTTTAGGTGGATCTTATGAAGGAGCGTTATCATCATCCttttttccaattctgacaaagggtcaacaCCCGAGATATTATCCTGTCTTTTCACTTTAGAGATAATGACAGgccttgctgtgtatttccagcatatcCCGCTTTCATTTCAGACTCCCAAGCATTCATTCAGTTTTTTCTTTTTGACTACAGGGAGCATCAAGTTCAAATACCCTGAGAAAGATGTGCCTTACTCAAGACAAGAATAAGCCAAAGATCAAATTAATTATGGGTCGTTGTCAGTCCAGGTTTTGTCCCCCTACTCCACCGCCCCCCATTGCAAAACCTAGAGAAGGGTCGAGTCGACTGCAGAGAATACCttggaacaggagcaggtcattcagctggCTGatttgcatcttaactccatttacccaccttggcgccatatcccttaatactgttGCCCAATAAAAATCTTGTCAATTTCGGTTTCGAAATTTTCATTCGACCCCTAGCCCagctatttaaattttttttaaactttttttttttaaaaagggggtgggggggaggatgaggagaagagagaagaggagcagcccctcgagcctgctctgccattcaaaaagatcatgactgatcctccacctcaactccactttcccaccctatcgccatatcccttgattcctttgtgtgaagaagtgttccctgacatcactcctgaacgagCCTAGCTCTAACTTTAATGTTGTGGGTTGAAAGGAATAGAAAGCACGAGGTACAtcatccggatgtactaggggaccaagggtctagtgaaaaaggaggaattgaaggatatccttattaggcgggaaattgtgttagggaaattgatgggattgaaggccgataaatcaccggggccggattgtctgcatcctagagtacttaaggaagtggccctagaaatagtggatgcattggtgattattttccaacagtctatcaactctggatcagttcctatggactagagggtagctaatctaacaccactttttaaaaagagggagagagaaaacgggtaattatagaccggttagtctgacatcagtagtggggaaaatgttggaatcaattattaaggatgaaatagcagcgcatttggaaagcagtgataggatctgtccaagtcagcatggatttatgaaagggaaattatgcttgacaaatctcctggaattttttgaggatgtaactagtagagtggggacaagggagaaccaatggatgtggtgtatttggactttcaaaaggcctttgacaaggtcccacataagagattggtgtgcaaaatcaaagcacatggtattgggggtaatgtactggcgtggatagagaattggttggcagacaggaagcagagtgtcgggataaacgggtccttttcggaatgggaggcagtgactagtggagtgccgcagggctcagtgctgggaccccagctctttacaatatacatcaatgaattggatgaaggaattgagtgtaatatctccaagtttgcatatgacactaaactgggtggcagtgagagctgtgaggaggatgctaagagactgcagggtgacttggttcggtgaatgggcaaatgcatggcagatgcagtataatgtggataaatgtgaggttatccactttggtggcaaaaacacgaaggcaaaatattatctgaatggcggcagattaggaaaaggggaggtgcaacgagacttgggtgtcatggtacatcagtcattgaaagttggcatgcaagtacagcaggcggtgaagaaggcatgtcggccttcatagcgagaggatttgagtataggagcagggaggtcattactgcaattgtacagggccttggtgaggccttacctggaatattgtgttcagttttggtctcctaacctgaggaaggacgtttttgctattgagggagtgcagcgaaggttcaccagactgattccagggatggctggattgacatatgaggagagactgagtcaactgggcctttatacactggagtttagaaggaagagaggagatctcatagcaacgtataagattctgacgggacgggacaggttagatgcaggaagaatgttcccaatgttggggaagtccagaaccaggggacacagtcttaggatgaggggtaggccatttaggacggagatgaggagaaacttcttcactcaagagttttaacctgtggaattccctgccgcagagagttgttgatgccagttcgttggatatattcaagagggagttagatatggctcttacggctaaagggatcaaggggtatggagagaaagcaggaaaggggtactgaggtgaatgatcagccatgatcttattgaatggtggtgcaagctcgaagggccgaatggcctactcctgcacctattttctatgttcctatgctcTGCCTGTAGAATCAAGCATGGAAGGGCGACTGAAGCAGCCAAGAAATACTACAGTTTTAAGGTCGTGGGAAAGGAGTTAGAGTTAGTCACTTTGGTTTTAAAACAAAAACACCCAACTGAACCACTTAGTATTGTATATAAAAAGGATTTATTTACATTCTCAAATGAACATAGAAATAAATTAGGTCCACAATTTACAGAGAACCATAAAACGACAGCACTTAATACACGACATTCCAGGAATAAATACAACAAACAGGCTTCTGGAGTTCAACAGTTATTCAATACATGGAGTAATGGAGCGACACAGTCATAGAAAAGACTTTCATCTACTCTTTTACTGTAAGGAGTTTTAAACCTTCCTGTGTAGCCAGTTTTGGCAAGTCAGACGACACTAACCCCTTCAATGTAGTGTATAAAGCAGATTTTCTTGAGTGCGCAGGGAAGAGAATAGACAAGTTTTACACACTTCATTTATACACCCTTACAGTGCCTACATCCATTATCATCAGTTCACCTTGCCTCTCGTCATCCCTGTGCCATTACGCCCAAACGCTGCTTAAAATAAATTGACGGTCATTTCCAAGTTGCTGATCGCATGATTAATGCCTGGCAGCAAATTTAAGGCAGGAATACACTCTCTGCATTCTATTTTTGCTCTCAATAGTTTACAAGGTTGCCTTCGCTTTTAAAAAACGAGGTCGCTCAGTCCCTGCCACCAAGCTTCCAGCAACCAACATGTAGTCAGGTTTTGGTTGTGTTTAACAGTGAAGTCgaatcaccccactagtcacatgtTTCTATGGGAGTGGGAGGCCTCCATGAAGGAAAGGAGAGGTTTGGCCAGGGCTAGATTGCTGTTTGTTGGCCAGCCTTTTCTGTGTCTCTGCAATAGAATAAGAACGTTCCCACTCAATCCTTAAAAAGGACTGAGTGCACTTCATATGTGAAGATTGTTTATTAAACCGTTGCTACAATAGAGACTCGAGTGAAATGTTCTTCAGTGGAGTCATCTGTAACTTAAAATAATTAAACAATCGAGTGGAGAGTGTGTTCTATGGAATATCTATTCCACTTGCTAACAATTGAGTCTATGAAGACAACAACAAAAgttaaaaaaactatttaaaacaaATACTTTTATAATCTTTATCTCATCACACTCCTTCATCTCACAATGAAGCTTTACAAACACCATATAGTTCCTTGACACTAGTGCAGCATTTCCTTGAAGGAAATGGCAATTTATTAAGAATGTGAACTTTTAATGGCCATTTACTTAGGTACAATAGGGTCATTCTGGAGAGGCAAGGTTTCTGCAGATGGAAATTAAAAATCACCCGGAAAAGTTCTGGCACGGCGCAAATCAGGGACACTGACCTCTTTCTCCCGATTCTCCAATCCGCAGTCCAGTCAAGGCGAGGCTTCTCGCCTCGCAGATTTTACACTTTCAGTACCTTCAGGATATCGTGCCACTTCGCAAAATATTCCCACCAACCCAAGACAGAGAGAAGTGAGCAGCCTGCGATTGTGGGACATGAATGCCAGGCATCCTTTTTCCTCAGGCCATCTTAGAAGCTCACATTAAAAGTGAAAAAACACAATTGAATTGAATTTCTGCAGCAGCTCCATTCTGTAACCGATGAATAGCAATGAAAATGTGCCTGTAGTAATTGCATCTTTTGGCATACTTGGGACCTGGCAATGTGCCGCACCAGGCTCTTGGCCTGAATCCACCTACCTTCGTCCAAAAAACAGGTAGATGCCCACCTGCCACTGCAATGAGTACCAGACTGGGAACAAATGTAAACAATTAAGTGCCAAAAAGTATTCCGGTTTCCGGAGTACAGAAAATAACGAGTGATGGCTCAGTCGCACCATTATAAACACGGGagagggaaaaaggagagagaaggaaggaaggagtcgCATCCTGGTGAGTTCCATCATAGGATATTTCCTATGCTTCTCACCAGGTTTGTCCATAATTTCATCATTTCGATCGAAAAGCACACGGAAAATGCAGTTTGGCTTATTCGATGCACATTGATTTTCTGTTCGTTTTCTTTCAGATTTTGTATCGGATAACCAAAGACTTAATAAAAATTTATCTCTGGAGTATTGTTGTAAAGTCACAAACAAAGGCAAAACAAAAATATACAAAACATATACAAGAGTCACTCATAAGGTGCAGATCCAAACGAAGTATATGGGGCTGTTACATGGTGACTAGGATAGAGACTTGGCACATTGTAGCATCCTGGGGATTTTGGCACTAACTGCATGATACACCATTTTGCATACAAAAGTACTGGAGGCAGTGAAAATGGCAGTTCCTCAGCAATAAATCACTTGCTGCAACAGGTCACCTGAATTTCTtgtacccctcctctcccccacccccaattaCCCTTGTCGCAAAATTAGAGAGCACGGAATTTCTGCATTTTCTCTTTGTACATTGTTGAATGTAGGTCAGAAGGAAAGCGTCTATGCCAAAATAGCCTTGAAAACACTTGGAACTAAAAGCAACTGACTTGTTTAAGATCTACAGTTCCTGGCTCAAAAGATAAAATCttaaaggttttttttttactGGTCATTTGAAAAAAAAGCTCACAGtattaaaaaaaaggaaaaaatgttCTATGAATATCTTTACACTTGGAAACATTTTAGTTTTGGTCACAGTTTCCACCTCAGTCAACATTTGTGCTGGAAATTCTGCTCTCCACCCCTCCTATTTAGAAGAGGGATGCTCCTTTTACTTGCTAaggcctcttttttaaaaaaaaaaggattgtGCTTGTGCCTTGGAGGTATTCTTACAATAAAGCCAAGTGTCATTAGCAGCTCCTCCAAACTAACAGGGTGTCAGCCGTCTCCTTTTACCCAGGTCCTAGTGCTGAATGAACAAAGTGGAACCGAAGGAGGAAGTTTGGAGAAGCGAGTCCCAGACGCCCTTAGTTATATTACCACTTCAATATTATGCACCTTGTTGTATCCATTCATCAGGTGCTCATAGTCAAGTGGACCTCCCAGCTTGTGGGTCTGGAAGTCTGAATGGTCAGTGTCCGGCGTTTGCACCAGGACATCCGACTCGCCCTCATCCACCAGGTTCTCTTCCACTGACAGTTCCACCTTCTCGTCATCACCGAGAAGGTTTTGCTCGTCTATGAATCTGATGTTGACGTTCTCGAAGAACAACGGAGGGCGGATGCGCGTGTCCCACACCGAACAGTTGTCTCGGACGGTTTTATCCAATTGGTTTTCTTGCACGGTTCGATCTGGCTGAGTGTTCAGATCTTTTTCTTCATTTAGTGGCACTGTAATCTCAACATCTTCGATGGTGGGCAGGCTGGGTGGCTCGTAACAAAATCTTTTCAGGCCTATTTTTCTGAACTCGATTGCTCCAAGCTTACCGTTGCTTTCGTCCTTTGTTGTCGGCTTGGCCGGGACCTCGACACCCAATAGTTTGCTCCCATTATTCTTCAAAGTCTTTGAGCCAATCTGCTTGATGAGATCATTGTAGCTTTCTTGTTTTTTGGAAAGGAAGCGAAAGATGTTCACCTCAGTGGAGTCTGACATTTTTGAACTAAGAGGCTGGGGGCTTGACACATTTTCCACGGATCCTCTCATTCGCTTCCGCCGCTTCTTGATGGCTTTGTGTGCCTGGACAAACATGCTCACTTTCCAGTTGAAGAAGAGGGAAAGCCATGCCAAACCCAAGTAGATCCACAGCTCTACAAAGTATCTGTAGAGGATATGGTAATCTATGTTTGGGTCAACACCTATGGAAGAAGTGTACAGTTAAACGAGTGACATATACATCGGACTAGAATACATCAAAAAACAAACTCATGTCAAATGGACACAAAGTGAAGAGGATTCATCAAAGTCCATGACACCAATTGCCTTGAATTTATACAAGCATCAAAATtattttattctcctcccctttttTGTTATCCCAGTTTTGTTGGGTCACACACGCATTAAGTGGGTGGACAACCTGGATCAAGGGCTCCACCAATGTTTCTGGTTATGGACCACTCAGAAGCAGATAAGAGCTCTCCCCATTCTCCCTTCCTCCTCCATAGGGAGGAAGCTCAGAAGTCAGGAACTCAGGAAAAgggagatgaggaagaggagaggggaggataAAAAAATAAATCAAACCACTATTTTACAGAATTGCACGTGCCTCACTTGCAAATTTCAGAAAGACCCCGAGATTGAGTTACTCCATTTCTGTTGATCAGAGCGAAGCAAAACTGGACAAGTTGGGGTGGATTTCCTCCTACCAGCTGCTCCAACCTCCACATTGAGTGACCCAATCCCATTTCCCTGGGTTACATATTCAGAGGACACCCAGTGTTCTTCACTGGGAATCTGCCTCGGTGAAGGAAAGAAATATCCCAGTCCTGCAGCAGACACTCGCTCTAATAGCTCAACTGGGCAGGgacaatattcaaaaaggagcagCTTCACCGCGCCCGCCCCCCCCGTCTCCAACCGACCACCAAAATTGACCGGGACCCAATATTTCTTTGACTGTGAAGACCACCAGGTACAGACCGCCAGCAGTTGGACGGAGTGATGGCCAGATGGCCTACCGTGGGTGCACTTCACGTTCACGCTGCTTGACTCCTAGCCACCACAGACCTCCTTACTGCCTCTTCGCGTTACGTCAGCACTGCAGAGAGACACAACTTCCAAGCCCCACTCCCCTCGTCGACATTTACACGAGGCAGGGTGGGTGGCTGTCATCTTAAAGCAGAGAAAAACCTTGGGCAATTTTAGGGGTGGGGATTCAGTCCTTCCTGCCTCATTTTCCATGGCTCTCCACCTCAGGACAGCCTGTTGTAGGCCGTCATATGGAGGAAAATCTCgaatctctccccaccctcccgcccCACGGATAAAACGGCAAACGTGCAATAAAACCACAcagtgggcagtgggggagggaggagactaTCAGATTGTGCCTGCACCTCCTGACATGCAGCCCTTACCTGCCAATGGCGCTGACAAGAAGTTGGGTCATAACACTATCTTGCTCTTCTCTGCCCTCTCTGCAGTGTAAATTTTGTCCACACTCAGCTCACGGTCAAGCATACAGATACTATCAACAGCAGTTGTTCATCCCAGCAACTTGGCTTCTCCATTTTACTGAAAATAAAGTGACGAGACCTGTGCCTCATTGGGACAAGGGTATGATGACACTGCTGGGAATGGTTCATATATCCCAGACTTTGTCTGCAGGGTCATTATCTCATGCTGGGAGCAGGGAATCTTAGGAGACACTTATTCTGTTTCACAGTGGCGCAAAAGTGACTACCATTCTAGAATTGTGTCCCCAAGGGGCTCCGGGTTAGGCAAGATAAATAATCGATACTGCAGCTGCGATATTATCTCGTGCATTATATCGGTTGTCCTACAACAGTGGCAAGTGGGCAGCAGAGTCGTACTGGCTGCTTGCACTATGACTTGTGACAGAGGGCGATTGTAAAGCAAACATTTTTAAACAAAAATCCCTTCAGGCTCAAGACTCACCATCATTCCAACCTCCAAATATACTTGATCTGAAAGCTGACTCTATGCCCACTAACCCAATAAGAGACGGCCTGATTGGAACATGTTCCTTACCTGCCACAAAGTCTCCAAATCCGATGGTGGAAATCGTGATAAAAGAGTAGTACAAGCCTTCAATGTACGACCAGCCTTCAGTCAACGTGAAGACGAAGGGCGGCATCACCAGGTGCACCAGGACACCCCAAACAATGAAAATCGCCGTGCAGGTTATCTGGGCCTTCCGCTATAAAATGAAAGGATGAAAGAACATTAGGGCAAGGACGAGGGACAGTAGACCATTCCCGATAACTGCAAGTATTACCTTCACAATTACTTCAACACGATTCCATTCCCCCGAACAATGACTTTTCTATCTTTTAATCTCACATTTCAACTGATAGTGTTATGCCAAGAttctatgggggcgaaattgccccgggcCGCATCATTTGAATGATATGAAAGTTTTGAGCCAGGGCGGGAAGTGCCACATCTGGAGCGAAATTGGTAAGAAAAGTGTGGGCCGTTAACCGGGCTTCCGGGGGCACGACTCTCAATGTGGCATGCCATGTCACAGCGTTCCTCCTTTtcttttaaagggaagggccacagaggggatgccaggctgcaatGTGGCGGTCCGGCCGTCCtagcggctgccattgtcgggctgactgaaaaaagatggcggcaggggcgctacaacctcccctttaaaggTACCCAGGCACCAAAGCTTCTCGCCCCGAGGTGACATTGCCCCACGCCGATGCAGGGCCGGTGCGGCAGGAGAAGGGGGCGTGTGA
This genomic stretch from Pristiophorus japonicus isolate sPriJap1 chromosome 7, sPriJap1.hap1, whole genome shotgun sequence harbors:
- the kcnk5a gene encoding potassium channel subfamily K member 5a isoform X2, whose product is MVDRGPLLTSAIIFYLSIGAAIFQVLEEPNWTEAADRYKIKKSQILEDHPCLTHAALEKILEAVEEAAGQGVTITGNRTFNNWNWPNAVIFAATVITTIGYGNIAPKTSPGRLFCIFYGLFGAPLCLSWISALGKFFGGRAKKLGEALTRKGVSPRKAQITCTAIFIVWGVLVHLVMPPFVFTLTEGWSYIEGLYYSFITISTIGFGDFVAGVDPNIDYHILYRYFVELWIYLGLAWLSLFFNWKVSMFVQAHKAIKKRRKRMRGSVENVSSPQPLSSKMSDSTEVNIFRFLSKKQESYNDLIKQIGSKTLKNNGSKLLGVEVPAKPTTKDESNGKLGAIEFRKIGLKRFCYEPPSLPTIEDVEITVPLNEEKDLNTQPDRTVQENQLDKTVRDNCSVWDTRIRPPLFFENVNIRFIDEQNLLGDDEKVELSVEENLVDEGESDVLVQTPDTDHSDFQTHKLGGPLDYEHLMNGYNKVHNIEVVI
- the kcnk5a gene encoding potassium channel subfamily K member 5a isoform X1, which codes for MSLDFDPGGCWEHRRTREKLYWSTNGNRNLQRSRRPFRPIVSAPANKEPLGPRSAALKVTYKPMNNGGQAVEEAAGQGVTITGNRTFNNWNWPNAVIFAATVITTIGYGNIAPKTSPGRLFCIFYGLFGAPLCLSWISALGKFFGGRAKKLGEALTRKGVSPRKAQITCTAIFIVWGVLVHLVMPPFVFTLTEGWSYIEGLYYSFITISTIGFGDFVAGVDPNIDYHILYRYFVELWIYLGLAWLSLFFNWKVSMFVQAHKAIKKRRKRMRGSVENVSSPQPLSSKMSDSTEVNIFRFLSKKQESYNDLIKQIGSKTLKNNGSKLLGVEVPAKPTTKDESNGKLGAIEFRKIGLKRFCYEPPSLPTIEDVEITVPLNEEKDLNTQPDRTVQENQLDKTVRDNCSVWDTRIRPPLFFENVNIRFIDEQNLLGDDEKVELSVEENLVDEGESDVLVQTPDTDHSDFQTHKLGGPLDYEHLMNGYNKVHNIEVVI